In Paenibacillus hexagrammi, the following are encoded in one genomic region:
- a CDS encoding phage tail protein produces the protein MQDTQSFFSFNKPLDWEQGCAANMDMSTKGLSIRSTEKYGVYRIVRLDELEGMESISDASVTPSGKLLLMDDHAGVWVYDDENQHREPLFRQGHPLFSGSAMLASLSDVWVTADPNSERRLGVYAMSNGQTLWAASEWNGLELLPLSLYAGGKLRSVYTLVPITITVGMNGNLEVPAGGQLVVLEWSEAGETIQVYEHESLRLEEAASIEELRGRFSLSAYDETVAVLDSHRKGVTVFFGADRSAMSFTVDQEGSFAGISIDTNHNLYIGSSGADWHEGGNERFILKYRGNGEFVEKVSGFRGRAEKLLHDSRNRMYVFDRFSGQITRLELQARTMTLAETGLPQGVYFSAELDTTETETIWHKIRLDADIPEETQIRISYFASDRKEGLLDGQFVDYTDFLTSEEVSIRDKLRATGHLWSEPIVNPQDALLMKAQGQYLWLKIELLGSGQKSPLIRKLRVYFPRTSLLTYLPAIYQQDEEHSPFLERFLALFGTFFDDMEDRIERISANFDADAVSGPYLEWLGRWLAISDRDSWGEVKLRQLIREAPTLYKLRGTREGLIRMLRIYTGTEPFLLEYFQFKQMQETSELRRLFEQLYGDNPYCFCVMLPPEYVRTDQQRMTIESIIEDGKPAYTDGKLIVLQPWMYADMHTYLGINTYLSEPTLLTLDERSSMPYNTVLIDVDRDKRMDIHTRLELDSELD, from the coding sequence ATGCAGGATACTCAGTCATTTTTCTCATTTAATAAACCACTGGACTGGGAGCAAGGCTGCGCAGCCAACATGGATATGTCGACAAAAGGCTTATCCATCCGGAGCACGGAAAAATACGGTGTATACCGCATCGTTCGCTTGGACGAGCTGGAAGGTATGGAATCCATCAGCGATGCAAGCGTTACTCCGAGTGGAAAGCTTCTTCTCATGGATGACCATGCGGGAGTATGGGTGTACGATGATGAGAACCAGCACCGCGAACCGCTGTTTCGTCAAGGCCATCCCTTGTTTAGCGGCAGCGCAATGCTTGCTAGTTTAAGCGACGTCTGGGTGACGGCAGATCCGAACAGTGAACGCAGATTAGGTGTATACGCCATGTCCAACGGGCAGACCTTGTGGGCTGCGAGCGAGTGGAACGGTCTGGAGCTGCTTCCTTTATCCCTGTATGCCGGAGGTAAGCTGAGAAGCGTATATACACTGGTGCCTATAACCATTACGGTTGGCATGAATGGAAATCTTGAAGTGCCTGCGGGCGGGCAATTGGTTGTTCTGGAGTGGAGCGAAGCGGGAGAGACGATACAGGTGTACGAGCATGAATCGCTCAGACTCGAAGAAGCAGCTTCTATTGAGGAGCTGCGGGGCCGGTTTTCCCTGTCAGCTTATGATGAAACGGTGGCTGTGCTCGACTCGCATCGAAAGGGCGTAACCGTTTTTTTCGGTGCGGATCGCAGCGCGATGAGCTTTACGGTCGACCAAGAAGGAAGCTTTGCGGGTATTTCCATTGATACGAATCATAATCTGTATATAGGCAGCAGTGGTGCCGATTGGCACGAAGGCGGAAATGAACGGTTTATTTTGAAATACCGAGGGAATGGGGAATTCGTGGAAAAGGTGTCGGGCTTTCGGGGCAGGGCCGAGAAGCTCCTGCACGACAGCCGAAACCGCATGTATGTATTTGACCGCTTCAGCGGACAGATTACACGGCTGGAGCTGCAAGCCCGCACCATGACTCTGGCAGAGACGGGACTGCCGCAGGGTGTCTATTTTTCTGCGGAGCTGGACACGACGGAGACGGAGACGATCTGGCACAAAATCCGCCTGGATGCCGATATTCCCGAGGAAACGCAAATACGGATTTCCTATTTCGCATCCGATAGGAAAGAAGGACTGCTGGACGGGCAATTCGTGGATTATACGGACTTCCTTACAAGTGAGGAGGTATCCATCCGAGATAAGCTTCGTGCTACCGGACACCTTTGGTCGGAGCCGATTGTCAACCCTCAAGATGCGCTGCTGATGAAGGCGCAGGGACAATATCTATGGCTGAAAATCGAGCTTCTCGGCAGCGGACAGAAATCGCCGCTGATCCGTAAGCTGCGCGTCTATTTTCCAAGGACCTCGCTTCTGACCTATTTGCCTGCGATCTATCAGCAGGACGAGGAGCACAGCCCTTTCCTAGAGCGATTCCTGGCTCTGTTCGGTACGTTTTTTGACGATATGGAGGATCGGATCGAACGGATAAGCGCGAATTTCGACGCAGATGCAGTCTCGGGACCTTATTTGGAGTGGCTCGGCCGATGGCTGGCTATCTCAGACCGGGATTCATGGGGAGAGGTCAAGCTGAGGCAATTGATCCGTGAGGCGCCCACACTGTATAAGCTGCGCGGAACCCGTGAAGGGTTAATTCGGATGCTGCGCATTTATACAGGAACCGAACCGTTTCTGCTGGAATATTTTCAGTTCAAGCAAATGCAAGAAACGTCCGAGCTTAGGAGGCTCTTCGAACAGCTATATGGAGACAATCCTTACTGCTTTTGTGTCATGCTTCCGCCGGAATACGTGCGGACCGATCAACAGAGGATGACGATCGAGTCGATTATTGAAGATGGCAAGCCCGCCTATACGGATGGAAAGCTAATTGTTTTGCAGCCTTGGATGTATGCGGATATGCATACCTACTTGGGTATTAATACATACCTGTCTGAGCCTACGCTGCTTACGCTGGATGAACGTTCATCCATGCCTTACAATACCGTACTGATTGATGTGGACCGCGATAAGCGGATGGATATCCATACACGACTGGAACTGGATTCTGAGCTTGATTAA
- a CDS encoding nuclear transport factor 2 family protein — MKLKNSKLHDLIEQYLREYNSFNIDGMVDLLHENIHFKNISNGEVNAETKGTEEFRALAEQSVQIFSQRCQVIKSITLTDVKAEVEIDYEGILSIDLPNGMKAGESLKLQGKSIYQMKDEKLVLIEDYS, encoded by the coding sequence TTGAAATTGAAAAACTCGAAATTGCATGATTTAATTGAACAATATTTGAGGGAGTACAATTCGTTTAACATTGATGGAATGGTAGATCTTTTACATGAAAACATCCATTTTAAAAACATTTCAAACGGTGAGGTAAATGCGGAAACAAAGGGAACTGAGGAATTCCGTGCTCTGGCAGAACAGTCAGTCCAGATCTTTTCCCAAAGATGTCAAGTGATTAAGAGCATTACTCTTACAGATGTTAAAGCAGAAGTTGAAATTGATTATGAAGGGATATTGTCAATTGATTTACCTAATGGTATGAAGGCAGGAGAATCATTAAAACTTCAGGGTAAATCTATATATCAAATGAAGGATGAGAAGTTAGTATTAATTGAAGACTACAGTTAG
- the comI gene encoding competence inhibitor ComI produces the protein MEVKDALQIMFLFGMFILALLTYINSNNKRK, from the coding sequence ATGGAGGTTAAAGATGCATTGCAGATCATGTTCCTATTTGGGATGTTTATCCTTGCACTTTTAACTTACATAAACTCTAACAACAAGAGAAAGTAA
- a CDS encoding PAS domain-containing sensor histidine kinase, whose amino-acid sequence MPKRLKLNEILDRITDAFFAVDNSWTFIYMNREAGRVLSCETENVIGKNIWDEFPEAVELPFFEHYNKAMHEQVTVEFEAYFPPLSRWFEVKAYPITDGLTVYFRDITEKKMAWMQIDQHYESLFKYNPDAVFSFDLKGNYMSVNPAMERLLGYTEEELLQMSFLPLIPPNELAMTVEHFSEAAKGNTQHYETKAMHKNGTVVDVKVTNMPIIVHDTAVGVYGVARDITEENKNKIRLLDSEKLTAVGQLAASIAHEIRNPLTSLKGFLQLIENTMPGIKKEYFTIMTDELTRIEMITSELLVLAKPQAQEFKCEDIGKIINDVIMLLGPQALINNVEFDVTDIHALPQVSCINTQLKQAFINLIKNAIEAMPQGGKIRIAARKVSEEQIEIQIIDEGHGIPKAFLKQIGSPFYTTKEKGTGLGMMTTFKIIQSHGGLLNVSSEERKGTTVLIHLPIHPTTKQEKNE is encoded by the coding sequence ATGCCGAAAAGACTGAAGCTAAATGAGATACTGGACAGAATTACGGATGCCTTCTTTGCTGTCGACAATAGTTGGACCTTTATCTACATGAACCGTGAGGCGGGTAGAGTCTTGTCATGCGAAACGGAGAATGTCATTGGCAAAAACATATGGGACGAGTTCCCCGAAGCGGTGGAGCTGCCCTTTTTTGAACATTACAACAAAGCCATGCACGAACAGGTCACGGTTGAATTTGAGGCCTACTTCCCTCCGCTTTCCAGATGGTTTGAGGTCAAGGCTTATCCCATTACCGATGGGCTTACCGTTTATTTTCGAGACATTACAGAGAAAAAAATGGCCTGGATGCAAATCGACCAGCATTATGAATCTCTATTCAAATATAATCCGGATGCGGTGTTTTCGTTCGATCTGAAGGGAAACTATATGAGCGTTAATCCGGCCATGGAACGATTGTTAGGCTATACGGAGGAAGAACTGCTGCAAATGTCGTTTCTCCCTTTAATCCCTCCCAACGAGTTGGCCATGACCGTCGAACATTTCTCAGAGGCTGCTAAAGGCAATACCCAGCACTATGAGACCAAGGCTATGCATAAGAACGGCACTGTTGTAGATGTCAAAGTAACGAATATGCCCATTATTGTGCATGATACGGCTGTAGGGGTCTATGGCGTGGCCCGGGATATTACGGAAGAGAACAAGAATAAAATAAGGCTGTTGGATTCCGAAAAGCTTACGGCGGTAGGCCAGCTTGCAGCTTCGATCGCACATGAAATCAGAAACCCGCTTACCTCTCTGAAAGGGTTCCTCCAGTTAATCGAAAATACAATGCCGGGTATCAAGAAGGAATATTTCACCATTATGACGGATGAGCTGACCCGCATCGAAATGATTACAAGTGAGCTGCTCGTCCTTGCTAAACCGCAAGCCCAAGAATTTAAATGTGAGGACATAGGCAAAATCATAAATGATGTGATCATGCTGTTAGGCCCGCAGGCGCTGATCAACAATGTTGAGTTTGATGTTACGGATATCCATGCACTCCCCCAAGTTTCATGCATTAACACTCAATTAAAGCAGGCATTCATTAATCTGATTAAAAATGCAATTGAAGCAATGCCGCAAGGAGGCAAGATCCGCATAGCAGCAAGAAAAGTAAGCGAAGAACAGATCGAGATTCAGATCATCGATGAAGGTCATGGAATTCCTAAAGCCTTTTTGAAGCAAATTGGTTCACCCTTCTATACGACGAAGGAAAAAGGTACGGGTCTTGGAATGATGACGACTTTTAAAATCATCCAATCTCACGGTGGCCTCCTTAATGTGTCGAGTGAAGAAAGGAAAGGTACGACAGTTTTGATCCATTTACCTATACATCCTACAACGAAGCAGGAGAAGAACGAATGA
- a CDS encoding PhzF family phenazine biosynthesis protein — protein sequence MNTPIYVIDAFTNEPFRGNPAAVCILSEPVNEEWMQQVAAEMNLSETAFIQQVSDGYSLRWFTPATEVDLCGHATLATAHALWEQGYLGEGEQARFHTRSGLLTALKRGDWIEMSFPLDEPAPFLDDDNELLQALGIQTPLYIGKGVADIIVEVETEEQVRTLAPNFAALERIRLEGCW from the coding sequence ATGAATACGCCTATTTACGTCATAGATGCTTTTACTAATGAGCCTTTTAGAGGAAATCCAGCCGCTGTCTGTATCTTGAGCGAACCGGTGAATGAGGAGTGGATGCAGCAGGTGGCCGCTGAAATGAATTTGTCAGAAACAGCGTTTATCCAACAGGTTTCGGATGGGTATTCACTGCGATGGTTCACTCCCGCGACGGAGGTGGATCTTTGCGGTCATGCTACGCTTGCGACTGCTCATGCGTTGTGGGAGCAGGGCTATCTGGGGGAGGGTGAGCAGGCCCGTTTTCATACGAGAAGCGGATTGCTGACGGCACTCAAGCGGGGAGACTGGATCGAGATGAGCTTTCCCTTAGACGAACCTGCGCCTTTCTTGGATGATGACAATGAGCTGCTCCAAGCTCTAGGAATACAAACGCCGCTTTATATAGGCAAAGGGGTGGCTGACATCATAGTGGAGGTTGAAACAGAGGAACAGGTGAGAACATTGGCACCTAATTTCGCTGCGCTTGAGCGGATCCGGCTCGAGGGGTGCTGGTGA
- a CDS encoding PhzF family phenazine biosynthesis protein → MTARSKKYDFVSRCFFPAVGISEDPVTGSAHCTLGSYWKSKLGKSKLRAYQASRRGGVLGVEVMDDAVRLSGQAVTVLKSELVQV, encoded by the coding sequence GTGACAGCACGTTCGAAGAAATATGATTTTGTATCCCGCTGTTTTTTCCCGGCCGTTGGCATTTCGGAAGATCCTGTTACCGGCTCTGCGCATTGCACGCTGGGTTCGTACTGGAAGAGCAAGTTGGGCAAAAGCAAGCTGCGCGCTTATCAAGCCTCCCGCAGAGGCGGAGTTCTTGGGGTAGAGGTGATGGATGACGCAGTTAGGCTGTCAGGCCAGGCTGTCACGGTACTCAAGAGTGAATTGGTTCAAGTTTGA
- the ybaK gene encoding Cys-tRNA(Pro) deacylase, which yields MSSKTNACRLLDGLKLAYTLHEYEWDENQLDVATVAQKVGLSVGELFKTLVLRGDKTGVIAACIPGDQELHLKKLAAASGNKKVEMVAVKELQALTGYIRGGVSPLGMKKKYPLYLDSSVAGRELVSISGGKRGLQIFLKGDDLAAATEAILADLTE from the coding sequence TTGTCATCAAAAACGAACGCATGCCGCCTGTTAGACGGGCTGAAACTTGCCTACACACTTCATGAATACGAATGGGATGAGAATCAGTTAGACGTTGCCACAGTGGCGCAGAAGGTAGGGCTGTCTGTCGGAGAGCTGTTCAAAACGTTGGTGCTGCGTGGAGACAAAACAGGTGTGATTGCGGCGTGTATTCCTGGTGATCAGGAGCTGCATTTGAAAAAGCTAGCCGCAGCAAGCGGTAATAAGAAAGTGGAAATGGTCGCGGTAAAAGAGCTTCAGGCTCTCACTGGCTATATCCGGGGCGGCGTTTCGCCGCTAGGGATGAAGAAAAAGTACCCGCTTTATCTGGATTCGTCGGTCGCAGGCAGGGAATTGGTCAGCATCAGCGGAGGGAAGCGAGGACTGCAAATTTTCCTTAAGGGTGACGACCTGGCTGCGGCGACTGAGGCGATCCTGGCCGATTTGACCGAGTGA
- a CDS encoding aldo/keto reductase gives MNDRTLGKTGLQVSEVGYGAWGIGKTAWIGASDDESILALNRSIELGLNFIDTALGYGDGHSERLVGQVVRESDSKVYVATKIPPKNLQWPARDGVKAQEAFPADHVIACTEQSLRNLGLNTIDVQQFHVWSDEWVGEGDWLEAVRKLKEQGKIRHFGISINDHQPNNAIKLIETGLVDTVQVIYNIFEQSPEDQLLPACLKHNVGVIVRVALDEGGLTGSITPDTVFSEGDFRNGYFRDTRKQEVFDRVQSIVSDLNISLEDMPETALRYVLSHPAVSTVIPGMRSVRNVERNMKVGDGRGLPVDVQDKLKAHRWIRNFYRGE, from the coding sequence ATGAATGACAGAACATTAGGGAAAACGGGCTTACAGGTATCCGAAGTTGGTTATGGAGCGTGGGGGATTGGCAAAACAGCCTGGATCGGCGCATCGGATGATGAATCCATTCTGGCGCTGAACCGTTCGATTGAGCTCGGCTTAAATTTTATCGATACAGCACTAGGTTATGGGGATGGGCACAGTGAGCGGCTAGTCGGACAAGTCGTTAGGGAAAGTGATAGTAAGGTTTATGTGGCAACCAAGATTCCTCCCAAGAACCTCCAGTGGCCCGCAAGAGATGGAGTCAAGGCACAGGAAGCCTTCCCAGCGGATCATGTCATAGCATGTACGGAGCAAAGCCTTCGCAATCTGGGCCTCAATACGATCGATGTTCAGCAGTTTCATGTATGGTCCGATGAATGGGTCGGTGAGGGAGATTGGCTAGAAGCTGTTCGTAAGCTGAAGGAGCAGGGAAAGATCCGACATTTTGGCATTTCGATTAATGACCATCAACCGAACAATGCGATTAAGCTGATTGAGACAGGCTTGGTTGACACGGTGCAGGTGATTTATAATATTTTTGAACAGAGTCCGGAAGACCAGCTGCTGCCGGCCTGTCTTAAACACAATGTTGGTGTGATCGTTCGTGTAGCGCTGGATGAAGGCGGATTGACCGGCAGCATCACGCCGGATACCGTGTTCAGCGAAGGGGATTTCCGCAACGGCTATTTCCGAGATACACGGAAGCAGGAGGTTTTTGATCGTGTGCAGAGCATCGTATCGGACCTGAACATCTCTTTGGAGGATATGCCTGAAACGGCGCTTCGTTATGTGCTGAGCCACCCGGCCGTGTCTACGGTCATTCCCGGAATGCGGTCGGTTCGCAACGTGGAACGGAATATGAAAGTTGGAGACGGACGCGGTCTGCCGGTCGATGTTCAGGATAAGCTGAAGGCGCATCGCTGGATCCGTAACTTTTATAGAGGGGAATAA
- a CDS encoding ABC transporter substrate-binding protein codes for MLLLTAIVMLIAGCGNTTDSKNETPDGSPAASTAAAKQDEVRTVKHAMGETQIKGTPQRVVILTNEGTEDLLTLGVKPVGAVKSWIGSPWYDHIKTDMEGVQDVGEETQPNLEMIAGLKPDLIIGNKVRHEKIYEQLKQIAPTVFAADLRGDWKKNFALYAEAVNKKAEGEKAMADFDQRVADVKAKLGDKTATKVSVVRFSSADVRIYQEQTFSGVLLKQLGIARPASQAKDQFMEQLTKERIPDMDGDVLFYFVSGTGNSGDASTKVAKEWTEDPLFKNLQVSKNNKAFQVNEVVWNLAGGYKAANLLLDEIAKYFEVAQ; via the coding sequence ATGCTTCTACTAACCGCCATCGTAATGCTGATCGCGGGTTGCGGCAATACGACAGATTCAAAGAACGAAACACCGGATGGCAGTCCTGCTGCATCAACTGCTGCCGCAAAGCAAGATGAAGTGAGAACCGTCAAGCACGCCATGGGTGAAACACAAATAAAAGGAACACCTCAGCGCGTCGTTATTCTAACCAATGAAGGTACGGAAGACCTGCTTACGCTAGGCGTTAAACCGGTAGGCGCTGTGAAATCGTGGATCGGCAGTCCATGGTATGATCACATTAAGACGGATATGGAGGGCGTACAAGATGTAGGCGAAGAAACGCAGCCGAATTTGGAGATGATCGCAGGACTCAAGCCCGATCTGATCATCGGCAACAAAGTGCGCCATGAGAAAATCTACGAACAACTCAAGCAAATCGCTCCAACCGTATTCGCCGCCGATCTTCGCGGGGACTGGAAGAAGAATTTCGCTCTATATGCAGAAGCGGTTAACAAAAAAGCCGAAGGTGAGAAGGCCATGGCTGATTTTGATCAGCGGGTCGCGGATGTCAAAGCGAAGCTTGGCGACAAAACCGCAACCAAGGTATCTGTCGTGCGTTTCAGCTCTGCCGATGTCCGTATCTACCAAGAGCAAACGTTCAGCGGTGTTTTACTCAAGCAGCTAGGTATTGCAAGACCCGCTTCACAAGCGAAGGACCAGTTCATGGAACAGCTGACCAAGGAACGTATTCCTGACATGGATGGCGATGTGCTCTTCTATTTCGTATCCGGCACCGGTAATTCAGGCGACGCTTCCACGAAGGTGGCGAAAGAGTGGACGGAAGATCCGCTGTTCAAGAATTTACAGGTTTCCAAAAATAACAAAGCGTTCCAAGTCAATGAAGTCGTGTGGAATTTGGCCGGAGGCTACAAAGCAGCGAACCTGCTGCTCGACGAGATCGCCAAATATTTCGAAGTCGCCCAATAA
- a CDS encoding FecCD family ABC transporter permease: MPKQDIYTNEITVLLSRKRRKGLIVLVAMLVATVLIALVSISLGSLRIPIGQIVSVLFGDTSGSNALIILQFRLPRVVAAVLVGAALAIAGSLMQGVIRNSLASPDLIGVTGGASVAVVAFMTLTANQYSIHWVPVIAVAGAFATAALNYVLAWKHGLSTFRLVLIGIGISTAMGALTTFLLISGPSYLASQVLGWMTGTIYGTNWKHIAALVPYLAVFVPLACLFAYKLNIQALGDVLATGLGSRMQRDRFLLLLFSVALAGVAVGIAGTITFIGLLAPHMARRLVGSDYRILMPVSGFIGGLILLLADLAGRMLFQPLDVPAGVFTAGIGAPFFLYLLFRRS; encoded by the coding sequence ATGCCTAAACAGGACATCTACACGAATGAAATTACAGTACTATTAAGCCGTAAACGGAGAAAAGGGCTGATCGTGCTTGTGGCGATGCTTGTCGCGACTGTGCTTATAGCGCTAGTTAGCATCTCGCTTGGCAGCTTGCGCATCCCAATTGGACAAATTGTCAGCGTGCTGTTCGGTGACACAAGCGGCAGCAATGCGCTGATTATTCTCCAATTCAGACTGCCTAGAGTCGTGGCGGCAGTGCTGGTTGGGGCTGCCTTGGCGATCGCAGGTTCTCTGATGCAGGGAGTTATCCGTAACTCACTTGCATCACCGGACTTAATTGGTGTAACCGGCGGTGCGTCGGTGGCCGTTGTAGCCTTTATGACGTTGACTGCCAATCAATACAGCATCCACTGGGTTCCTGTGATTGCGGTGGCAGGGGCTTTTGCGACAGCAGCCTTGAACTATGTGCTCGCGTGGAAGCATGGATTGTCTACGTTTAGACTTGTTTTGATCGGAATCGGCATATCGACGGCAATGGGAGCACTGACGACTTTCTTACTGATCAGCGGCCCGTCCTATCTGGCTTCTCAGGTGCTAGGCTGGATGACGGGGACGATCTACGGAACCAATTGGAAGCATATTGCGGCGCTCGTGCCCTATCTGGCTGTCTTTGTTCCTCTCGCTTGCTTGTTTGCCTACAAGCTGAATATCCAAGCACTGGGCGATGTCCTCGCAACCGGCTTAGGCAGTCGTATGCAGCGGGACCGTTTTCTTCTATTGCTGTTCAGTGTAGCATTAGCAGGCGTTGCGGTCGGGATCGCCGGTACGATTACATTCATCGGACTGCTCGCTCCCCATATGGCCCGCCGGCTTGTCGGCAGCGATTACCGCATTCTGATGCCCGTCTCCGGATTCATTGGCGGACTCATATTGCTTCTGGCAGACCTTGCGGGACGAATGTTGTTTCAGCCTCTGGACGTACCTGCGGGTGTGTTTACGGCAGGAATCGGGGCTCCGTTCTTCTTGTATCTATTGTTTAGGCGATCCTAA